GGATCAGTTCCTCGGTCTCAGAATCCACGCTGGAGGTGGCCTCATCCAGGATGATGATCTTGGGGTTGTACACCATGGCCCGCACGAAGGAGATCAACTGCCGCTGCCCCACCGACAGCGTGGCCCCGCGTTCCATCACGTTGTAGTGCAGTCCGCCGGGCAGGCGTTCAATAAACCGGTCGGCGCCTACCAGGCGGGCGGCGTGCCACATCTGTTCTTCGGTGATGTCTTTATTGCCCAGACTGATGTTGTCCGCGATGGTACCCGAGAACAGGAACACGTCCTGCAGCACCACGCCAATCTGCCGGCGAAGCACATCCAGGTCATACTCTTTGATGTCGCGGCCGTCTACTTTAATGGTGCCTTTGTTGATCTCGTAAAAGCGGCTCAGCAGGTTGATGATGGAGGTTTTCCCGGCTCCGGTTGCGCCCACCAAGGCCACGGTCTGCCCCGCCTGCACCTCAAAAGACACGCCCCGCAACACCCAATCCTCGTAATTATAGGCAAACCACACCTTGTCAAACTCCACCGACCCATTAATGGTCTTGGGCGCATAGGTGCCCGAGTCTGAAATCATTTCCTGGCTTTCCAGCAGCTTCATAATCCGCTCAGAACTCACCACGCCCAACTGCAGGGTATTGAACCTATCGGCTATCTGCCGGATGGGCCTAAAGAACATGGCAATGTACATGATAAAGGCAATGAGAGAGCCCAGCGTCACCGTTTCCTGGATCACGCCCTTGGCTCCGTACCACACCAACAGACCCGTTCCGGCGGCGCCGATGACCTCCGCTACCGGGAAGTAGATGGAGTAATATAGTACTGATTTAATATTTGCGCGGGTATGTTCCTTGTTGATGGCCTGGAACTTCTTCATCTCACGCTCTTCGTTGTTGAAGATCTGCACCACCATCATGCCCGTGATATGTTCCTGCACAAAGGCGTTGAGCTTGGCCACCGCCCCGCGCACCTCCTGGAACGATGATTTCACCTTCTCCTTGAAGATATAGGTACTGATGATGAGCAGCGGAAACATGGAAAGGCTCACGAGCGTGAGTTTCCAGTCAATCCAGAACATGTAACCCAGGATGAAGACCAGTTGCAGCACATCACCAATCATGGCGGCAAGGCCCTCAGAGAACACGTCAGACAGCGTCTCCACGTCGCTCACGTTTCTAGTTACCAGCGTGCCAATAGGCGTGCGGTCATAGAACTTGAGCCTAAGCTTTAGGATGTGCTCATAGAGTTTCACCCGGATGTCGCGCACCACATACTGGCCCAGCCAGCCGGCAAAGTAGGTATGGAAGTACGACACCGCCGTGTGGGCCACCAGCAGCACAATAAGCCAGATGAACATGCGGTTCACGCCCTGCCAGTTGTACTGCAGAATCTGCTTGTCTACCATCTCCTGGATCAGGAATGGCCGCACGGTAGCCAGGAACGCCGAGGCCACCGTTAGAAAAATAACCAGGTAAAACACCCGTTGGTACGGCTTTACAAACCGGAATATCTTGCGCAGCACGTCCCAGTCAAATGCGCTTCCGGTCTTGCCGCCTCCTATTTCACTCATGAAGTATTGCTTATATGTAAAATGCGCCCCTGGTGCTGTTAACGAAGAACAGATACCCTAGGTGCGGCCCGTTAAGTTAAACCACTGTTTTGAGGCTCTTTTTGTGAAATGCAGCCTAAAACAGCTTTGGCTTTCTACGGCAAAAGTACACAATTAACTACGGAATTATGTTTCAGAGTTCTGTGCTTATGGAAAGGGTGATCAGCAGAGGTTGTCATCCCCTTACCCCCTTCAAAGGGGGACGAAGGAGAAGGCAGTAGTGGTTATTTACTCCTAGAAACACCAACAACGGCGCAAACAGCAGAAGGAATTACTCTTCCGTAGGTTTAAAGGCTACCTCTGCCGCCGTCTGCTCAAAAAGCTTTTGTTGCTCCGCGAAATACCCTTCCGGGTACTCCACCTTATGCAGGAAGAGCCCTTGGGCGGGGGCCGCGCCGCTGGCTAGTGTGCGGTCCTGGCGTTCAATGGCTTGCCTGAATTGGTCAACCGAAAGCTTTCCCTTGCCTACGTCTAAGAGCGTGCCTACCACCAGGCGCACCATGCCACGTAGGAAACGGTTGGCTTTGATGGTGAAGATGAGCAGGTCTCCTTCCTGGCGCCAGTGGGCCTGGGTGATGGTGCAGCGGTAATGCTTGGTGTCTCCCTTCACTTTTGAGAAGGTGGTAAAGTCTTCCAGGTCCAGCAGCGCCTGGGCCGCGGCATTCATCTGCGCCACCTCTGGCAGACGGGGCATGAAATAGGCGTGTTTTACCAGAAACGGGT
This Rufibacter radiotolerans DNA region includes the following protein-coding sequences:
- a CDS encoding ABC transporter ATP-binding protein; the encoded protein is MSEIGGGKTGSAFDWDVLRKIFRFVKPYQRVFYLVIFLTVASAFLATVRPFLIQEMVDKQILQYNWQGVNRMFIWLIVLLVAHTAVSYFHTYFAGWLGQYVVRDIRVKLYEHILKLRLKFYDRTPIGTLVTRNVSDVETLSDVFSEGLAAMIGDVLQLVFILGYMFWIDWKLTLVSLSMFPLLIISTYIFKEKVKSSFQEVRGAVAKLNAFVQEHITGMMVVQIFNNEEREMKKFQAINKEHTRANIKSVLYYSIYFPVAEVIGAAGTGLLVWYGAKGVIQETVTLGSLIAFIMYIAMFFRPIRQIADRFNTLQLGVVSSERIMKLLESQEMISDSGTYAPKTINGSVEFDKVWFAYNYEDWVLRGVSFEVQAGQTVALVGATGAGKTSIINLLSRFYEINKGTIKVDGRDIKEYDLDVLRRQIGVVLQDVFLFSGTIADNISLGNKDITEEQMWHAARLVGADRFIERLPGGLHYNVMERGATLSVGQRQLISFVRAMVYNPKIIILDEATSSVDSETEELIQFAIAQLMQGRTSIVIAHRLSTIQKADNIIVLDRGEIKESGRHEQLLQSGGYYAQLHEMQYKNFV
- the truA gene encoding tRNA pseudouridine(38-40) synthase TruA — translated: MRYFLEVAYDGTRFHGWQVQPNALTVQQVLDECLRTVFRLPSVETIGSGRTDTGVHATQQWVHVDLPQAFSPADIQHKLNRILPADISIGQVLPVGPEAHTRFDAISRTYEYRISLQRNPFLVKHAYFMPRLPEVAQMNAAAQALLDLEDFTTFSKVKGDTKHYRCTITQAHWRQEGDLLIFTIKANRFLRGMVRLVVGTLLDVGKGKLSVDQFRQAIERQDRTLASGAAPAQGLFLHKVEYPEGYFAEQQKLFEQTAAEVAFKPTEE